In Sorghum bicolor cultivar BTx623 chromosome 8, Sorghum_bicolor_NCBIv3, whole genome shotgun sequence, one genomic interval encodes:
- the LOC8054101 gene encoding uncharacterized protein LOC8054101 — MGPPQRQQSPDQARPPAGSACVWVVAVVLLLAVLAGGGCLGLYVTLPPSEVPQWLPAAGLALVALPWAFWIATCAYRCCCSGDAAVANIVERRSSSRAGAAAVAPMPSSKSLKSALSTRHTNGSPASGSGTTGSPTASSAARRVRFGDTTVFGEDHAAPEKDDASSVHSNESEAPLTYNMQSSSS; from the coding sequence ATGGGACCGCCGCAGAGGCAGCAGTCCCCGGACCAGGCACGGCCGCCGGCGGGGAGCGCGTGCGTGtgggtggtggcggtggtgctGCTCCTCGCCGTGCTGGCCGGCGGCGGGTGCCTGGGGCTCTACGTCACGCTGCCGCCGTCCGAGGTGCCGCAGTGGCTGCCGGCCGCCGGGCTCGCCCTCGTCGCGCTCCCGTGGGCGTTCTGGATCGCCACGTGCGCGTACCGGTGCTGCTGCTCGGGGGACGCGGCGGTGGCCAATATTGTGGAGCGGCGGTCGTCGTCGAGggcgggcgccgccgccgtggcgcCCATGCCCAGCAGCAAGAGCCTCAAGAGCGCGCTCAGCACGAGGCACACCAACGGGTCGCCGGCGTCGGGGTCAGGGACGACGGGGTCCCCGACCGCCAGCAGCGCCGCGCGCCGGGTGCGCTTTGGAGACACCACGGTGTTCGGGGAGGACCACGCCGCGCCGGAGAAGGACGACGCCTCGTCGGTGCACTCCAACGAGAGCGAGGCGCCTCTCACATACAACATGCAGTCCTCGTCGTCATGA
- the LOC8054102 gene encoding uncharacterized protein LOC8054102 yields the protein MASDRGEVDTSRAFRSVKEAVAVFGERILVREAQFRPNGGAHGGRRVGKEVNSRVNAVAIAASDVKPPDRSDGVMESHSKPSVVTYNAKKELTSGNTKPAVPRPPVAEDVPMYLVPTSPPFFASSPSLANDDDEEQERKAADLMVMSSIKNLEDEAARTRQEVSQLKRRLAEMELSMATLNAKLHRALSKVAHMEADNAAAARASIERAGRGGGDMALTVWAEHRAPSRPQLGHLLRLGEADREAMVVSGGGREVAAPARRKVQKQKPIVPLVVPLINGVIFSKKRRMKDKESVYMKELYSLLRLS from the coding sequence ATGGCGTCGGACCGAGGAGAGGTCGACACATCCCGCGCCTTCCGGTCTGTCAAGGAGGCGGTCGCCGTGTTCGGGGAGCGCATCCTTGTCAGGGAAGCTCAGTTCAGACCAAATGGTGGCGCGCATGGCGGCCGTCGTGTTGGCAAGGAGGTGAACTCCAGGGTGAATGCTGTCGCCATCGCCGCCTCTGATGTGAAGCCGCCTGACCGGAGCGATGGCGTGATGGAAAGCCACTCCAAGCCAAGTGTTGTCACCTACAATGCCAAGAAAGAGTTGACTAGTGGCAACACCAAGCCTGCTGTGCCAAGGCCGCCGGTTGCAGAAGACGTGCCAATGTACCTGGTCCCCACCTCGCCGCCGTTCTTTGCGTCGTCGCCTTCGCTggccaacgacgacgacgaggagcaagAGCGCAAGGCGGCGGACCTCATGGTCATGAGCTCCATCAAGAATCTGGAGGACGAGGCGGCCAGGACGAGGCAAGAGGTGTCGCAGCTCAAGAGGCGGCTGGCCGAGATGGAGCTGTCCATGGCCACCCTGAACGCGAAGCTCCACCGCGCGCTCTCCAAGGTGGCGCACATGGAGGCGGacaacgcggcggcggcgcgcgccagCATCGAGAGAGccggtcgcggcggcggcgacatgGCGCTGACGGTCTGGGCCGAGCACCGTGCCCCCAGCAGGCCGCAGCTGGGCCACCTGCTGAGGCTCGGCGAGGCTGACAGGGAGGCGATGGTGGTGTCTGGCGGTGGCCGGGAAGTGGCGGCGCCGGCGAGGAGGAAGGTGCAGAAGCAGAAGCCGATCGTGCCGCTGGTTGTTCCGCTAATTAATGGCGTCATCTTCTCCAAGAAGAGGAGGATGAAGGACAAGGAGAGCGTGTACATGAAGGAGCTTTACAGCTTGCTTAGGTTGAGTTGA
- the LOC8054103 gene encoding dihydrolipoyllysine-residue acetyltransferase component 5 of pyruvate dehydrogenase complex, chloroplastic: MAGLLNLQSTLLPSASALRRRAGAPGPSSSRRRCRVEAKIREIFMPALSSTMTEGKIVSWTAAEGDRLAKGDPVVVVESDKADMDVETFHDGFLAAVLVPAGESAPVGSAIALLAESEEEIPVAQSQAASFSSSSPSPPPPQETAAQEESLPPPPPPTPAPVAVSAPAPPSPAAQGGGRVVASPYAKKLAKDLGVDLFSVTGSGPGGRIVAKDVESALAAPKKAVPATAARPDVPLGSTVPFTTMQGAVSKNMVESLAVPTFRVGYTITTDALDQLYKKIKSKGVTMSALLAKATAMALVQHPVVNSSCRDGKSFTYNSSINIAVAVAIDGGLITPVLQDADKLDIYSLSRKWKELVDKARAKQLQPHEYNSGTFTLSNLGMFGVDRFDAILPPGTGAIMAVGASEPTIVGTKDGRIGIKNQMQVNVTADHRIIYGADLAAFLQTLAKIIEDPKDLTF, encoded by the exons ATGGCCGGCCTCCTCAACCTCCAGTCGACGCTTCTCCCCTCGGCGTCCGCGCTGCGCCGCCGCGCGGGCGCGCCGGGGCCGTCCTCGTCCCGCCGCCGATGCCGTGTCGAGGCCAAGATCCGGGAGATCTTCATGCCGGCGCTCAGCTCCACCATGACCGAGGGCAAGATCGTCTCCTGGACCGCCGCCGAGGGCGACCGACTCGCCAAGGGCGaccccgtcgtcgtcgtcgagtcCGACAAGGCCGACATGGACGTCGAGACCTTCCACGACGGCTTCCTCGCCGCCGTCCTCGTCCCCGCCGGCGAGTCCGCGCCCGTCGGCTCCGCCATCGCGCTCCTCGCCGAGTCCGAGGAGGAGATCCCGGTCGCCCAGTCGCAGGCCGCCTCCTTCTCCTCCAGCTCcccctcgccgccgcctccgcaagAAACTGCTGCTCAAGAAGAGTCccttccgccgccgccacctcctACCCCAGCGCCGGTGGCAGTCTCTGCTCCCGCGCCGCCTTCGCCAGCAGCACAAGGCGGGGGGCGCGTTGTTGCTTCGCCCTACGCCAAGAAGCTCGCCAAGGACCTCGGCGTTGATCTTTTCTCGGTCACGGGGTCAGGCCCCGGCGGGCGAATTGTGGCCAAGGATGTCGAGTCTGCGCTTGCTGCGCCCAAGAAGGCCGTACCAGCGACTGCTGCACGGCCGGATGTGCCATTGGGATCGACGGTACCATTCACGACAATGCAGGGTGCTGTCAGCAAGAACATGGTGGAGAGCCTTGCCGTCCCGACATTCAGGGTCGGGTACACCATCACGACTGATGCTCTTGATCAGCTCTACAAAAAA aTTAAGTCAAAGGGGGTTACAATGTCAGCACTATTGGCTAAGGCGACGGCAATGGCTCTGGTTCAGCATCCTGTAGTCAACTCCAGCTGCAGGGATGGGAAGAGCTTCACATACAACAGTAGTATCAACATTGCTGTGGCAGTGGCCATAGATGGTGGGTTGATTACACCGGTTCTTCAAGATGCTGATAAG CTTGACATTTATTCATTGTCAAGGAAATGGAAGGAGTTGGTTGATAAGGCACGAGCAAAGCAGTTGCAGCCTCATGAGTACAACTCTG GCACGTTTACTCTTTCGAATCTTGGTATGTTTGGAGTTGATAGGTTTGATGCAATACTGCCACCTGGAACT GGAGCAATCATGGCCGTTGGGGCATCAGAACCGACCATTGTTGGTacaaaagatggtagaattgggaTCAAGAACCAAATGCAG GTAAATGTTACCGCTGATCATCGGATTATTTATGGAGCTGACCTTGCTGCTTTTCTGCAAACACTTGCCAAGATAATTGAGGATCCCAAGGATCTTACATTTTAA
- the LOC8054104 gene encoding probable leucine-rich repeat receptor-like protein kinase At2g33170, with amino-acid sequence MTMAERRYGPCASHGFFLLRQLLLPFLFFFSFLDVPPAAAATTPLPINAAQGDIMQAIARLVNSESANTKWNTADNPCSWKGISCRNSSSSSVVTSIALSNYGLSNSSIFAPLCRLDTLRNLDLSINLFTNLSPQFFASTCSMKEGLQSLNLSTNQLANSLSDLSGFPQLEVLDLSFNSFASTNLSAEFGSFPKLRSFNASANKLNGDVPTSMVSSLVELVLSRNRLSGSIPPGLFKYENLTLLDLSQNYITGTVPDNFTSLPKLETLLLSSNNLSGEIPASLSNVTTLTRFAANQNSLNGSISPGVTKYVKMLDLSYNEISGRIPPDLFLGMNLETIDLTSNNLEGHVDAKFSRSLVRLRLGTNNLSGGIPDSISNASKLAYLELDNNNLEGNIHPNLGECKNLALLNLASNMLQGQVPDEIGNLKNLVVLKLQMNNFSGSIPSTFSNFISLNALNLSYNSFSGSIPVEITNLQNLSSMNLQANKISGVIPISISLLKNLIELNLGNNLLTGSIPEMPASLSTTLNLSHNLLSGNIPSNIGYLGELEILDLSYNNLSGQVPTSIGSLNSLTELILAYNQLSGSLPVLPKQAAVNITGNPGLTNTTSNVDTGSKKKRHTLLIIIIALAGALIGLCLLAVIVTLSLSKKVYRIEDEQSPSEEGVAQITSGRLVTMNSIHASAIDFMKAMEAVSNYSNIFLKTRFCTYYKAVMPNGSTYYVKKLNWSDKIFQIGSQEKFGHEIEVLGKLSNSNVMVPLAYVLTEDNAYLLYEHVHKGTVFDFLHGAKSDILDWPSRYSIALGVAQGLTFLHGCTQPVLLLDLSTRTIHLKTVNEPQIGDIELYKIIDPSKSTGSLSTIAGTVGYIPPEYAYTMRLTMAGNVYSFGVILLELLTGKPSVSDGTELAKWALSLSGRPDQREQILDTRVSGTSIAVHSQMLSVLNIALSCVVLSPDARPKMRNVLRMLFNAK; translated from the exons ATGACCATGGCGGAGAGGAGGTATGGTCCCTGTGCCAGCCATGGCTTCTTCCTCCTacggcagctgctgctgccgttcttgttcttcttctccttTCTTGATGTGccaccggccgccgccgccaccacaccCCTTCCAATAAACGCAGCACAAGGAGACATCATGCAGGCCATTGCGCGCCTGGTGAACTCTGAATCCGCCAACACCAAGTGGAACACAGCAGACAATCCATGCAGCTGGAAAGGAATCAGTTGCAGAAATTCCAGTTCTTCTTCGGTCGTCACTAGCATCGCCTTGTCCAACTATGgcctctccaactcctccatctTTGCCCCCCTTTGCCGTCTTGACACTTTGCGGAATCTTGATCTTTCCATAAATTTGTTCACAAATTTGTCCCCCCAATTCTTCGCCTCTACTTGCTCCATGAAAGAAGGGTTGCAGTCACTTAATCTGAGCACCAATCAGTTGGCTAATTCGCTCAGTGATTTATCCGGTTTCCCCCAGCTAGAAGTTCTTGATTTGTCCTTCAATTCCTTTGCCAGTACAAATCTGAGTGCAGAATTCGGTTCTTTCCCCAAATTAAGGAGCTTCAACGCTAGTGCCAATAAGTTGAATGGTGATGTTCCTACCAGTATGGTCAGCTCTTTAGTGGAGTTGGTATTGTCTCGTAATCGGTTGAGTGGTTCAATCCCTCCGGGCTTGTTTAAATATGAAAATCTTACTCTGCTAGATCTCAGTCAGAATTATATAACTGGCACTGTCCCAGATAACTTCACGAGTCTCCCCAAGCTCGAGACTTTGCTCCTTTCATCCAATAATCTGTCTGGGGAAATACCAGCGAGTCTGTCTAATGTGACAACGCTGACTAGGTTTGCAGCCAACCAGAACAGTTTGAATGGTTCGATCTCCCCTGGAGTTACCAAATATGTGAAGATGCTGGATTTGAGTTACAATGAGATCAGTGGGAGGATCCCTCCGGATCTCTTCTTAGGTATGAATTTGGAGACGATTGATCTCACAAGCAACAATCTTGAAGGGCACGTTGATGCCAAGTTTTCTAGAAGTCTCGTCCGCCTTCGTCTTGGTACAAACAATCTCAGTGGGGGAATCCCAGACTCAATTAGTAATGCCTCAAAGTTAGCCTATCTTGAGTTGGACAACAATAATTTGGAGGGCAATATCCACCCTAACCTTGGTGAATGCAAGAACTTGGCCCTTTTGAATCTGGCATCTAATATGCTACAAGGTCAAGTGCCAGATGAGATTGGCAACCTTAAGAATCTGGTTGTTCTGAAGCTTCAGATGAACAATTTCAGTGGATCTATTCCAAGCACTTTTTCCAATTTCATAAGCCTGAATGCATTGAATCTTAGTTACAACTCATTCAGTGGGTCTATACCAGTTGAAATTACGAACTTACAAAATCTTTCCAGCATGAATTTGCAAGCCAATAAGATCAGTGGTGTGATTCCAATTTCAATCTCGTTGCTGAAGAATCTAATTGAGCTCAACCTGGGGAACAACCTGCTAACAGGCTCCATCCCAGAAATGCCAGCCAGCTTGAGTACAACACTTAATCTTAGCCACAACCTTCTCAGCGGGAATATTCCTTCAAATATTGGCTATTTAGGTGAACTAGAGATTCTTGATCTTTCATACAACAACTTGTCAGGTCAGGTACCAACCTCAATTGGGAGTCTTAATAGCTTGACAGAGTTGATTCTTGCTTATAACCAACTCTCTGGGTCCCTTCCGGTACTTCCTAAACAAGCGGCAGTCAATATCACTGGAAATCCTGGCCTTACAAATACAACTAGCAATGTGGACACTGGTAGTAAGAAAAAAAGGCACACTCTTCTAATAATCATCATTGCTCTGGCCGGTGCTCTTATTGGATTGTGTTTGCTTGCTGTTATTGTTACATTGTCGTTGTCCAAAAAAGTTTATCGTATTGAAGACGAACAATCACCATCTGAAGAGGGTGTTGCTCAAATCACCAGTGGTCGTCTCGTAACCATGAATAGCATACACGCCTCTGCGATTGATTTTATGAAAGCAATGGAAGCAGTCTCCAATTACAGCAATATCTTTCTGAAGACACGGTTCTGCACCTACTATAAGGCTGTTATGCCTAATGGTTCAACCTACTATGTGAAGAAGCTTAACTGGAGTGACAAGATCTTTCAAATTGGGAGCCAAGAAAAGTTTGGTCATGAAATTGAGGTACTTGGAAAGCTAAGCAATTCCAATGTCATGGTGCCATTAGCTTATGTGTTAACAGAGGACAATGCATACCTTCTCTATGAGCATGTACACAAGGGCACAGTCTTtgacttcctccatggtgcaaAGTCAGATATTCTGGACTGGCCTTCACGATATAGCATTGCTTTGGGGGTGGCCCAAGGGCTTACCTTTCTTCATGGGTGCACTCAGCCGGTTCTACTTCTTGACCTGTCAACCAGGACTATCCACTTGAAGACAGTGAATGAACCTCAGATTGGTGATATTGAGCTTTACAAAATTATTGATCCTTCTAAGAGCACTGGGAGCCTTTCAACCATTGCTGGGACAGTTGGTTATATTCCACCAG AGTATGCATACACTATGAGGTTAACGATGGCTGGCAATGTTTATAGCTTTGGAGTCATTTTACTGGAGCTGCTGACAGGAAAACCATCTGTCAGTGATGGCACTGAGTTAGCCAAGTGGGCTCTCAGTCTTTCAGGCAGACCTGATCAAAGGGAGCAGATCCTTGACACCAGGGTCTCAGGAACTTCAATTGCTGTTCATAGCCAGATGCTGTCAGTCCTGAACATCGCTCTCTCTTGTGTTGTACTCTCTCCGGACGCTCGGCCAAAGATGCGCAACGTCTTGAGGATGCTCTTCAATGCAAAGTGA